The Limosilactobacillus panis DNA segment TCTTACTAACCGCTGCACGTAATTTATCAATCTGCATACCCAGGTCGCTAGCGGTCTGTTTCCCCTGCCGCAGTTGCTCACCAAGTTTGTCAAAAGTTGTCCGCCTGCTTTGTAGCTTGTTAAGAGCCCGTTTGACCTGCTCTTCAGTGACCACGGAGCTGTCTTGGGATAAGTGGGCTGGTTGGGGGTGGTCAGGTGAACCACAAACCGGGCACGGGGAGCCCGGCTTTAGGCGGGTAGCTAGTTCAGCGATTTGTTGACGGGCATACGCATCGTTAAGATCTTCGTAATGGCTTTTTTGATCGTTGGTAGCAATCCGTTGGCATTGAAGTTTATCTGCAAGTTCCTTGTTTTGCTTCTGAACTGCTAGTTGCTTGTCAACCAGTAATTTAAGGTCCTGACTCTCCTGAAGCAGTTGTTGGTGAGCGGCCTGCTTCTTGGTAAGGTCGACCTCTTCAGTGGCCAGTTGATCCTTAATTTTCAACTGGTCAGTAAGTTTCGCTTGTTGACTAATCAAACAGGTCACATTATCCTGGCCAGCCTTTTCCTTCTTTTGGTTATCCGCAACTTTCTTGGTTAGTGTCGCCACCTTAGACCGTACTAAATCGACATCTTGAAATAACGGAAGAACTTCTTTGAGTTGGTCATGTTGACGTTTCAAGTCATTAATTGTTCCTTCTAAGCCTTGAAGCTTATTCAATTCCGTGGCCACTGCCGTATGTTGAGTCCGCGTACTGGCAAATTCTGTGCTCAACTCACTTATTTCAGCTTCTAGCTGGTCATAATGCTCCTTGTCAGCTTGCCACTGGTGATAGAGCAACTGGTGCTTTTGAAACCATTGGAGGTCGTTCACCCGTTGAGAAACCTCTTCAATGTTGGCCCGTTGTTTAAGCAGGGTTTTCTCCTTCTGCTTGACCTCTGCTAGTTCCTGGAATGACTTCTTAAGCTGTTGCTCACTGTGCAATTGGTCATTATACTTATCAATATCCTTTTGTAGTTGTCGCTGGCTTCCTTTTAAATCGCTGAGCTGCTGATCCAACGACGCCGAATATTTCGCAGTAGCGGTATCCCACTGACTGTTTGGCAATTGGGAATCGACCTGAGGAAGAGATTCCTTGGCCGATTGAATTCGCATTCGTTGCTTTTCCCAGTCGCCTTTTCGCGTCTTGAGTTGGTCCTTGAGCTTTTCAGCCCATTTTGCGTATAAACTGGTCCCAAAAAGATTCCGCAAGAGTGTTTCCTTATCATTACTGTTAGAATCTAAGAATTGGCGAAACTTGCCCTGGGGCAAGAGGACAATCTGTTTAAACTGGTCCTTGGTCATGTTGAGGAGACCCACGATAAAGGAATCAACGTCCTTCACCTTAGTCAGTTCGTGGGGTGCAGAAGAGTCTAGTGGGTAGATAAGATTAACGGCCTGGTTGTGCTGAATCAACTTTCCTCGCCTTCCCTGAAGGACCTGCTTGGGACGGCGAGTTATCCGATAACGCATCCCCTGGTGGTTAAAGGTGAACGATATCTTAGTTTCTTGATTGACGGGTGCAAAGTCGGAACGCAGGTCCGTTGCGGACCGGTCACGATCGTTCGTTGTTTGGCCAAAAAGGGCGTAACACATGGCATCAAAAATCGTCGTCTTCCCTGCTCCGGTGTTTCCCGCAACAAGAAAAAGGGGGCGGTCATAAAATTGGGTAAAGTCAATTGTTTCATGTTTATATGGCCCAAAGTAGTCAAGAGTAATTTTTTCTGGTCGCATCCTACTTTCCCCCTTCAATTTCACTAAGCGTTAACTTGGCCACCTTTAATTGGGTTGGTGACAACTGATTCCCAGTTGTTTCGGTATAGAAGTCAGTCAATAGGTCTAAAGGCGCCGCTTTAGCCCGCTTAATGTTAGCCTGGCGACGGGTCATTTGTGCTAAAGCAGTTCGGTGCAGGGTTACTATCTTGGGATAGTAAGCCCGCAAGCGGTTTAGTACGTCGGGAATCCTTCCCTGGTCAGTCAACTCAATATCATAGAAATCGTCTGTCGGCTGTTGCTTAGCATCCTTAACGAGGTCAGCAAAACTGCCCTTCAAGAGGTGGATATCGTGAACCGGCTTTAGAGGAATCCACTTAGTCTGGAAGGGATCAGTATCCACCAGCCACATCCCCTTCTCTTGCTTGGCCTCCGAAACGGAAAACTTCATCGGCGACCCGCTATACTTAATCCGCTCATCATGGAGGGCATTCTTATTATGAAGGTGGCCGAGGGCAACGTAATCAAATGGTGCCAGTGTTTCCGTAGAAACTGGACTAAGCCCCCCAACTTCAATCAGTGTTTCGGAATCCGCTGTCCTCTTACTCCCCGCCGCAAAGAAGTGCGCAATCAAGACGTGTTTTTTTGCGGGAAGAAATGACTTTTCCATTTCGGCCACAATTCTTTGCATTGCTAGGTCAACATTCTTAATCTTAGAATCGTTGAAATAATTACGTACTGTTTGAATGCCAAAGAACGGGAGGAGGAAGAACTGGGTGTCCCCCAGGACAACCGGATTAAAAGCTTTCGCAAGGCTAGTTTGCAGGAAGAAGTTTTTGAATGAAAACCAGTCGGCTCCTGCACTCAGACGGGAAGCTGAATCATGATTTCCACTAATTGCTAGGACCGGAAATTTATCAACGAGGTTTAGCCGTTTGAGCATACTGTTTAAGGCCCGAACCGCTGTCTCGCTGGGGATACTCGAATCATAAAGGTCCCCGGCGATGACGACGGCATCAACCTGTTCTGCCTTTGCCACATCCTCAATTTGCTTAAAAAGTTCACGCTGGTCATCCAGCAAACTAAAGCCGCTGAGGGTCTTACCAATGTGCCAATCAGCCGTATGTAAAAATCGCATTAAAATCCTCCTGAAGTTACATTAATTCTGGATTATTTCTAAAAGGGCGTCCCCGACTTCCTTATTGCGGAGATAATACTGATTCTTCAATGACGGATTCTCCCACAAGGCTTTGAGGACCCTTTCAGGATTGAAACTGTCGGCAAGCACCGCCAGCAAGATGGCAAGGTCCTTAACCCGGCGCCGCTTTACCCGGACCTGGTGCAAGCGCTCCGCAAATTTTTCGGTGTCTAATTGGCTGATATCAACTATTTCTACTGTATTGGAGGTAGTCCTGAAGGATGTCACCGTCGTACTGGGCCAATAACTGGTCAACTTGATTCTTCTTAGTCAATGCCAGTGCAAGATAGGATAACGCATCAAAGACTTTTTGTGCATTATATTCAGTGAAATCGACTGCAGGTAAGGGCTCACTACGCAAATATCGATTGACTGGCAAATTATTTCTCGCCGGATCAAAATGATCAGTGAGTTGTGTATGGAGACGCATTACCAGGTGCCGCACCAATTTGGTGTCAAAATCAGTTGCTTCTTGGTTCGTCCCAGCATTACCATCGCGCGGCCAGACGATGACTCCAGTACTCAAGTCAATCACCTTTAGTTGGGAGGGGTCAAAATCGGGATATTTTTTCCATAATCGCGGGTTATTTTGAATATTAGCGGCCGTTACCTCAGCCTTTCGTTGGTCGTTCCACCGTTTAACAGTCTGGTTGAGGGTACTAACGAGTGATCCGTTCTTGCCACTACTGTTGTAGAAGAACCGACCTGAAGAAATATCAATTGTGATTGCAAAAACCTTATTATCTGCTAATGAGATTGGACAAGTATGCGGTAGATTTTCCTTCTGGACGTGATTACCCTTAATTTTTAACGGTGTACTCGTTCCCTTCTCAAGATCAAAAGCTGCTAATCGTTGGCAGTTGCGGTTCTTAAAGCGTGTTGGAAACTTATTCATTAGCTTTAATATATCTTGCTCCAATGCTGACTGTTCCGGCCATTCACGGCGGGCAAGATCTTTTAGCGAGAAATTATTACGAGTGGTCCAGTAAGTCTGATTACCGCTTTTAGCAGTATAGATAAGGTTGACGGGCATGATAATAACTCCTTTTGAAACGTGGTAAGTAACACTGCTAACTAAGATTATATCAGTTTTGGTCTACCTAATCTTGATAAAAATTATTTTCGAAAGAGTCGCGATAACAGCCCCTTCTTCTTTGTGTCTTGCTGATTTTTCATCTGTTTCATCATCTGGTTCATTATTTTAGTCTGGTCCTGAATAACCTGAGCGTTTTGCTCATCACGCTTTTTCTGGAGCTTGAGCATCTCCGCTAGCTGATCATCTTGCCGTTCACTCTTATGGACTTTGTTGTAATAGTTGCGGATAAGGGGTTCGCCGATGTAGTGGTCAAACTTATCAATATTTAAAATCATCCCGTTATCGTACTGGTAAATAGCGATTCCTAACTCGCGGGGAAACATATTGAAGTAATTATCGAGAGTCTGGTTAATATTTTCATAAGCACTCCCCTTCAAATTATTGAAGATGGCCTTGGAAACTGTAAATTGCTGGTCGTCCCCCGATGTAAAGGCAACGTGCTGGAAGCCGTCATCTCTAATCAGCATCTTCCAGGTAATCCGGTTACGGTCTACCTTATAGTTATAGTTCTCATCGATGATATCTGCCAACTCACTTTCCAGGCCAAAATGAGCGAGCAGGTCCTTTACAATGGCTTTCGTTTGGCTCAGGTAATCATCAATTAAGTTGCTTTCTTCAATTCCAGAAAGATTATTCAGCCGGTCGTTCAGTTCATGAGTAACATAGCGGTAAATGTGGTCGTTTGTATTGTTGACCAGAATTTCAAAGTTATACTTTTGCTGGTCCATTTCCAGCCACCCGGCTTCAAAGGAAAGGTAGTAGACCCGTTTAGTGATTTCCTCGAGGTTGTTAATGCTACGGCTTCCGGCGTTATGGTTCATCGCAAAGATATTAATATTGTGGATACCTTTGATCGTGTTGGACCACTGTTTGATGGCGTTAGTGGAAACCTTACTGTGGAGGAAATTATCATTTAATTCATCAATGATCATTGGTGAAACAAACCGCCCCGACTGTAAATAGTGGCCAAGAAAGTCGACTGCCCGGTTTGTGTGGGAACTAATTCCCTGGTTAATTTGTAGGTACTCGATACTATCTGAATGGTCACCAATAAAACGCTTGAAGTAATCGCGGACTAAGAGGGTCTTCCCCGTTGTTCCGCGACCAATGAGGACCATTGAAACGGGGACCTGGTCGGGACTTTTGGCAAAGTTAGAATCTCGATAAATTTGACGGATTTTCCAAATCAAGGGAGCCGTCATTAAATACATAAAGGTAGAGAGCGCTTGTTGGCTCTCGTCGCGTACCTTGTTATAACGGAAACTTTTAATAATCTGGACAAAGTTTACAACGTCCTCTCGACTAACGATACTGATATTTGCCTGGAGGGGATAAAAGCGGTTGGTCGTTGGGTCCTGGACGATCAACTCACCACTATCGCTATATGACCACATTGGCTTTGGGTACAAAGAATTTGCCGGGACGTCAGTTATCTGCTTATCATCCTTGAAGGACTGGTAAACAATTTTTTGAACCTTCTTTCGGGTTTGCTGTGGTGTCCGGCGCTTATTCCCTTTCGGCGTGTAAATAGCTTTGACGATCTCCGTTGCGGCCTGAGGAAGCAATTCGTAGGAATCATCGATGGCAGCCTTCTTGGCAACAACTTTACGCACGTCTTCGGTAGAAAATTTAACTTTATTGCTTTCAACCGCGTTTAAGACATCCGTTGTCAATAATTCACCAATCTCTTGGCGACTTTTATTCTTCAGCTGGTCAATAATCTTGCGGTCGAGGTATTCGGCGCTATCCTCATTGAAGTTCTTTAGAAATAACTTATGGTGAGCCTGATATAATGAATCGTCAGTTGTCCCAGTATACATCCACATTAACTCGTGGTTAGAACTTGTTGCTCGCCTAGTTAAATTCATTGATCCATTAAATAAGCGGAAATGATCACTCTGGCGAAGGATGAAGTACTTACTGTGAAATAATGGTCCCTTGGTAAATTTAAGGTGAAGGGTCTGGTCCGCCAGGCGGTCAATAAAATTATCGCTGGTGTTTGCTAAGGCTTTCGCACGTTGGCTGATGTTAAAGAATTGGTTCATCGCTTGACTGGTCTGCTGATCTTCCAGCCCCAAGATTAGGTTTACCTGTTTGAACCGGGATAATAGCTCCTGATCAATGATCTTAAAGCTACTAACAAAAGAAACTCCCGCGAAGTAATCGTAACCATCCAGTAGTGAAAAGAAATCAGGTTGGTTAAGCATCCTCTGCTCATTGAGATCGTATATTGTCAGCATCGTAGATCCTCCCATTTGTATTCCTCTCCTATTCTACTAGATTGCAAAATGATTGGCGAATGTAAGGCGCTATTCAAAATCTGTTTATCAATAGTTTATCGACAGAATACTGTGTTTACGGCTTCTAAAAGGTTTTAATATTATTTAATAAAATAATTTGACTTTTATTTTCATAATCATATAATAATTGTGTTAGGTAGTTTATGGATTTACTACTTAACCTCCCCCAGAATCTAAATAATGCTCTTTCCTAGAAACCATTTGAGTATTACTTAGTGTGAGACTTCCCTATCTCACCTGGTCGACATCATCCCTCTTTGATGCCGGCCTCTTTTTATTTATACCCGGTTTGTAAAATTAAGTTAGAAAAACAAAAAAACCATTTGTGATAGACTTTTGAGTATCCCTAATCAAAAGAAAGGCAATCACAAATGACCTACAAACATCTTACCACACGTGAATTAACTCTCATAGCTGAATTTTATCGTCAAGACACTCGAGCTTATCGAGTTGCTAAATCACTAAAGCGTAGTGCTGAAACAATTTATCGAGTTTATCGTTACTTGGATACGGGCAAGACAATTACGCAGTATTTAAAGCAGTACCAACGGAATAAGCGCCGTTGTGGTCGTAAACCAATGACGTTACCTGATGATGAAGTAAGTTACATTACCAAGCAAGTTAGTCAAGGTTGGACGCCAGATACCATTATTGGTCGGTCAGAGAAGAAAATCAGTTGTAGTATGCGGACGCTTTATCGCATGTTTGCTCGTGGTCAATATGGCTTTGATGTTAAGCAGTTACCAATGAAAGGTAACCGTCACCCAAATGGCTACGTTGAACGGCGTGGGAAAGCTGGCCATCTTGGTCGCAGTATTTACCAACGTTACCGCGATTTTCCACATTACCAACATGAATTTGGTCATTTAGAAGCTGATACGGTTCAAGGGAAAGCTCACCATGGTGCTGTGATGACCCTAGTAGAACGGATTTCAAAAGTTGAGATTGTTTTGAATGTCCATCACAAAACGGCCGAGAGTGTGAACTATTATTTGGACCAATGGCTATCAAAACAGCCTCGTCATCTTTTTAAGTCCATCACCTTTGACAACGGTAAGGAATTCGCGGGCTGGCGTGAGATTGCCAATAAGCACGATATTCAGACATATTTTGCGGAAGTCGGTGCGCCTAATCAGCGAGGGCTAAACGAAAACACCAACGGTATTCTTCGGCGTGATGGTCTGAGTAAAAAGAAAGACTTCCGTAATCTCCCGGATGAATTAGTTACTCAGCTAATGTCATACCGGAACAATATTCCACGGAAGTCACTGCACTACCGCACACCCATTGAGGTATTCATGGAGAATATCACAGATGCACAGTTAGTTTCTTTCTAACTTAATTTGACATTTCAGGATACAAAAAAGCCACCTATTAACTGATAGGTGACTTTTATTTTTCAAGCTTACTCACCTACAGTAGTGTTAACTGAGTAATTTGGCTGCTGTACAGGTGCGCTTGGTCGGTAGTTATTCGAGCTTGCTGGCCGTGATGGCTGGTAGTAATTTGCTCCAGCATTACTACTTTGTGCCCGATTAGAACTATTTGATGAACCAGTCGAGTTATTAGCAGAGCTGTTGTTACTATGACTGCTCGTTGAACTTGTCGAAGAACTGTGGCTATTTGTAGAGCTAGAAGAAGATGATGATGCAGAGGAGGATGACGAAGAGCTTTCGGTATCGCTGTCCTCAACAGTTAAGTGCTTGACGAACTTCTTATCTCCGCGGGTAGCAATAACCTTGTAATCACCAGGGTAATCAAGGGTAACCGTCTTTGTAAATGCGCCATCACTCTTTGAAGATTTGAACTCCGCGTACTTAGTGTTGGTCCGCTTCCCCCGAATAACAACCTTGGTGTCTGAGGAGACTTTGATTTTGACCTTGGCCTCATTGTTATCGTTTAGAGTAACCTTATTGTCAAAGTCAAGCATAAGCTGATCATCTTCAGAAGAACTGGAAACCGTCTTTGCTGGAGCCGGAGTTGTTTCCTCCGTTTTCGCTTGGTGATGGTCCGCATACACAGAGACACCCATGCCAACCAGACTCACTAGCAAGACTAGGACTAGGAAGCGGTTCAAAAATACTCTTCCGCTACTGACGTTATTTCGGCCATTACGGATATTATGAACTTGCCGTAAGAACTCAAATAATAAAATAATTACGACGACAACCGCAATTATTATTAGGATATTCATTGTATTCATTTTTATAAAACACCATTCATTTTAAGATATTTTTTTCTATTCTATCACGAATTATTAAAGAAAAGGCCTAGTTATCGGCAAAACTTTTCTTATTAAAGGGATCCCACTCATATTTTGCTCGTGGTCCCCCAATATACTTCGGGCGGGAGCGCAGATAGGTTGTATGGGCATTACCAATTTCCTTGATTGAAGTCCGAACCGGTACCTGAACAAACTTAACTTGCATGCCGATGGAAGTATCACCGATATCCATCCCCGCTTCGGCCTGGATATGTTCGACCTCGACCGGATCGACCATGTTTTCAAAGGCCGCAATTTGTCCAGCACCACCAGCATGGATTTGTGGGTACACCATCACGATTTCTAGCCCCCGCTGCTTGGCAACGGCCCGTTCAACAACAAGGGCCCGGTTCAGGTGCTGACAACCCTGAACAGCAAGGTGAATTCCTAACGGTCGTAGTGTTTCAATGATTGTTTTGATGATGGCCCGCCCAATTTCCATGCTTGGGGCTTCACCAATTCGTTCGGCACGGACCTCACTCG contains these protein-coding regions:
- a CDS encoding exonuclease SbcCD subunit D, whose amino-acid sequence is MRFLHTADWHIGKTLSGFSLLDDQRELFKQIEDVAKAEQVDAVVIAGDLYDSSIPSETAVRALNSMLKRLNLVDKFPVLAISGNHDSASRLSAGADWFSFKNFFLQTSLAKAFNPVVLGDTQFFLLPFFGIQTVRNYFNDSKIKNVDLAMQRIVAEMEKSFLPAKKHVLIAHFFAAGSKRTADSETLIEVGGLSPVSTETLAPFDYVALGHLHNKNALHDERIKYSGSPMKFSVSEAKQEKGMWLVDTDPFQTKWIPLKPVHDIHLLKGSFADLVKDAKQQPTDDFYDIELTDQGRIPDVLNRLRAYYPKIVTLHRTALAQMTRRQANIKRAKAAPLDLLTDFYTETTGNQLSPTQLKVAKLTLSEIEGGK
- a CDS encoding phospholipase D family protein; protein product: MLTIYDLNEQRMLNQPDFFSLLDGYDYFAGVSFVSSFKIIDQELLSRFKQVNLILGLEDQQTSQAMNQFFNISQRAKALANTSDNFIDRLADQTLHLKFTKGPLFHSKYFILRQSDHFRLFNGSMNLTRRATSSNHELMWMYTGTTDDSLYQAHHKLFLKNFNEDSAEYLDRKIIDQLKNKSRQEIGELLTTDVLNAVESNKVKFSTEDVRKVVAKKAAIDDSYELLPQAATEIVKAIYTPKGNKRRTPQQTRKKVQKIVYQSFKDDKQITDVPANSLYPKPMWSYSDSGELIVQDPTTNRFYPLQANISIVSREDVVNFVQIIKSFRYNKVRDESQQALSTFMYLMTAPLIWKIRQIYRDSNFAKSPDQVPVSMVLIGRGTTGKTLLVRDYFKRFIGDHSDSIEYLQINQGISSHTNRAVDFLGHYLQSGRFVSPMIIDELNDNFLHSKVSTNAIKQWSNTIKGIHNINIFAMNHNAGSRSINNLEEITKRVYYLSFEAGWLEMDQQKYNFEILVNNTNDHIYRYVTHELNDRLNNLSGIEESNLIDDYLSQTKAIVKDLLAHFGLESELADIIDENYNYKVDRNRITWKMLIRDDGFQHVAFTSGDDQQFTVSKAIFNNLKGSAYENINQTLDNYFNMFPRELGIAIYQYDNGMILNIDKFDHYIGEPLIRNYYNKVHKSERQDDQLAEMLKLQKKRDEQNAQVIQDQTKIMNQMMKQMKNQQDTKKKGLLSRLFRK
- a CDS encoding TIGR01440 family protein — its product is MSIDLTQIKKQTKQGLTELLDQAHLQQGDVLAIGLSTSEVRAERIGEAPSMEIGRAIIKTIIETLRPLGIHLAVQGCQHLNRALVVERAVAKQRGLEIVMVYPQIHAGGAGQIAAFENMVDPVEVEHIQAEAGMDIGDTSIGMQVKFVQVPVRTSIKEIGNAHTTYLRSRPKYIGGPRAKYEWDPFNKKSFADN
- a CDS encoding IS30 family transposase, with amino-acid sequence MTYKHLTTRELTLIAEFYRQDTRAYRVAKSLKRSAETIYRVYRYLDTGKTITQYLKQYQRNKRRCGRKPMTLPDDEVSYITKQVSQGWTPDTIIGRSEKKISCSMRTLYRMFARGQYGFDVKQLPMKGNRHPNGYVERRGKAGHLGRSIYQRYRDFPHYQHEFGHLEADTVQGKAHHGAVMTLVERISKVEIVLNVHHKTAESVNYYLDQWLSKQPRHLFKSITFDNGKEFAGWREIANKHDIQTYFAEVGAPNQRGLNENTNGILRRDGLSKKKDFRNLPDELVTQLMSYRNNIPRKSLHYRTPIEVFMENITDAQLVSF
- a CDS encoding AAA family ATPase; this encodes MRPEKITLDYFGPYKHETIDFTQFYDRPLFLVAGNTGAGKTTIFDAMCYALFGQTTNDRDRSATDLRSDFAPVNQETKISFTFNHQGMRYRITRRPKQVLQGRRGKLIQHNQAVNLIYPLDSSAPHELTKVKDVDSFIVGLLNMTKDQFKQIVLLPQGKFRQFLDSNSNDKETLLRNLFGTSLYAKWAEKLKDQLKTRKGDWEKQRMRIQSAKESLPQVDSQLPNSQWDTATAKYSASLDQQLSDLKGSQRQLQKDIDKYNDQLHSEQQLKKSFQELAEVKQKEKTLLKQRANIEEVSQRVNDLQWFQKHQLLYHQWQADKEHYDQLEAEISELSTEFASTRTQHTAVATELNKLQGLEGTINDLKRQHDQLKEVLPLFQDVDLVRSKVATLTKKVADNQKKEKAGQDNVTCLISQQAKLTDQLKIKDQLATEEVDLTKKQAAHQQLLQESQDLKLLVDKQLAVQKQNKELADKLQCQRIATNDQKSHYEDLNDAYARQQIAELATRLKPGSPCPVCGSPDHPQPAHLSQDSSVVTEEQVKRALNKLQSRRTTFDKLGEQLRQGKQTASDLGMQIDKLRAAVSKSLGVDKLPKDDGKKLIADSDDQLTQQENNLRGQQKRVHDWQDQLSTVKEQLADQQDKLSQVQAVGTQLSQNLAKVQTSLDEKQGRLPANFTDSEAAKNQLKNWEQEINKHKENLLSCQSKEHELAEKVAVVQNQINQTRKKQTRLKKEQVKSHTELINDLNDYRRDLSWSFFQEAADDLGELERYQQEVQTYRRALHDTQLQQERLRAQTKGKKQPNLEKTKASLSAVRQQAATIQEEIGQVRGQQKLTKEITNKVARLMSNNQQLDKRIGELQKLTDVVSGNTNTHIGLERYVLQAYFRNVLIVANSQLAQLTNGRYQFELANESHGAGAKWTGLEVNIYDDNAGKTRSARTLSGGESFMASLALSLALCQIIQEQSGGISIDAFFIDEGFGSLDRQALTDALRSLQALGGHRMIGIISHVTELEEQVPDQLIVVAHQGKSTVTYRHDF